The Neorhizobium sp. NCHU2750 genome contains the following window.
CCTCGCTGACATTCTCCTTCAGCCAATCCACCAGCGAACGCACATGCGCCTCGTCCGGCACCATGCCGACAGCAAGATAATCGTCCTCCGTCACGATCACCGCACCTCTGGCACGCACCTGCGCCAGGAGATCGTCCTCTACCTGAATGAGCCCGCGCGGCCAGCTGGCGCCGGCACTCATCGACGCCAAAAGCCGGCTCGAAATACGCCCGAGAGCGACCCTGCTTTCCGCATCGACCGCATGGAGAAGCGCCGAAACCCGCATGGCAAGCGATTGCACGACGAAATCGCAGATATCGCGCAGCGTGTTCGACACCACCTTCGCCGCCGCGCTATGGCAGGACACAAGCCCCCAGAGCCGCCCGTCGATGATGATGGAAACCGACATCGACGATGCCGTTCCCATATTGCGCATATATTCCAGATGCACCGGCGAGACGCTGCGCAATTGCGAAAGACTGAGATCGAGCGGCTCTCCCGTGACCGGATTGAGCGCCGGCTCGATCGGCACCGGCCGATAATTCGCATCGGGAATGAGCCGCACCCGGCTCGAGGCATAGAGCGCCCTCGCCTGCGCCGGGATATCGGATGCCGGAAAACGCAGGTCGAGATAGGATGGCAGCGCCCCGTTTGCCGCTTCCGCCACGACATGACCGTTCCAGTTCCTGTCGAAACGATAGACAAGCACCCGGTCGAAGCCCGTCAGGTTCTCGATGAAGGTCGCAGCCGCCGTCAGCGACCCTTCGACGTCTGACTGTCCGGACAGGATCTGGGCGAAGTCGCGCAGGCGGGACAGCAGGCCATCCGTATCGTCGGCCGCGTTGCGCTCGACCTCGACGACGATCAGACCGCCGGAGCGATGCGCCGTCACCTGCAGATCACTCGCCGCGACACGCATCTGCAGTGTCGGTTCGGATGTTGCCTGCCACGCCGCGAGCCGATCCGACAAGGGCTGGAGAAGAGCCGGCAGCCTCTCGCCGGGGCGGACGACCTCGCCGATGAAACCGGCCAGATTGGCGCTCGCCTGCGCCACGCTCAGATCCTCGGGGTGGAGGCTCAAAAGCGCGCCATACGGCTGGATCGCACCGGGAATATGGATCGGCTCCCGCGCACAGGCTTCCAGATCTGAGACGGTAAGGCTCAAGGCTGGTCCTCGACATAGGCAGCTAGTGATGCGGATTGCCGAGATGAACTGTGATCGGCGGCGGATCACCCGAACATAGGCAAGTGAAGACTAAAGTAAACCCGCCCGCAGCAGGTCACCAGTCAGGGACACACTCAGAAGCCGACGGAAAATTTTCGCGCGACCCAGTAGCCGACGCTTGCGGCAAAACCCGTCAGGACAGTCCCCCAGGCCATGTCGACGGCGCTGACGGCGGGCGACCAGTTTTTCAGCGTCGCGAGATTGGTCATGTCATAGGTGCCATAGGCGATAAGGCCGAGAATGCCACCCGCGACGGCCGCTGTCGTCCAGCTGCCCGAGACGAGCGCCGGCTGCACCGCGAAATAGACAATGCCCGCCACATAGACGAGGTAGAACAGTCCGGCGGCAATGAAATTCGGCTGGGCAAGCAGAAGCTCGCCGATCCGGCTCTTGTAGAACCCCGTCGCCACTGTGCCGAGCCAGAGAAAATCGAGACAGAGAAAAGCGATGGCCGTGCCGATATAGGCCAGGATATAGGTCATCGCTCGTCCTTTCGTTCAGATCTTCAGGATCGGCTGCATCAGTCTGACGATCCAGCTCGAGAACTTCAGCGGTGCTTCGGTCACCGCCAGGCAGATGCAGTCCTCGCCTTCCGTCGCATGCGGCGTGTGCAGGAGATCGCCATCGGCCTCCTCGATATCGCCACGTGCAAACAGATCGTCGCGATCGCGAAAACTGCCCGAAAGCACCAGCGTCAACTCGCGGCCTTCATGCGTATGCTCCGGCACCGGCTTTCCGGCCGGGATGCGCAACAGCCGAACCTGCGTTTCGCGATCCCCGGTATCGATCAGGATCTGGTAGGCCCCACGTCCGAGCGCGCGCCATTTGAGATCGGCAAGATCGCCGCCGACATAGGATCGCAGCGGTTCGGGAATGACTGTCGGCGCCGATGCCCGCTGAACGCGCGGCGCAATTTCCTCGACCTTGATATCGAGCGCTTTCGCCCTGAACCGCGCCCAAGCATCATCCTCGCTGCCGGCCTCGGCATCGAGTTGGGGAGAAAGCTTGTCCAGAAGTACGCCGGCAGCGCCCTCCATCGCGGCAAGCCGGCCTCGGCATTCAGGGCAGAGCGCCAAATGGCTCGCAACCGCAAGGCTCCATCCTTCGCTGAGTCTGCCTGACGCGTAGTCGATCAGGAAATCGTCGCCGATATGGTGTTTGACGCTCATAGCCGACCGTCCAATGCTGAACGCAGCTTTTCGAAGGCAAGGCGGATGCGCGATTTGACGGTGCCGAGCGGAACGCCGAGATCATGGGCGATCGTCGCATGCGACGCCTCGTCGAAAAATGCGCGGCGCAGCACATCGAGCTGTTCCGCCGGCAGCGTCGCCATCGCGCCACGCAGCAGATTGGCTTCCTGAAGCTGCTGGAATTCGAGATCGGCCGGCGCCACATCGTCCGCGACGAAGGCAGGATCGTCCATGTCGAATTCCGGGCGCTTGCGCCGATAGGCATCGATCCTGATGTTGCGGGCAATCGTGTAGATCCAGGCCGAGACATTGCCGCGCGCAGGGTCGAACTGCGCAGCCTTTGTCCAGACCGAAGCCATGGTCTCCTGCATCAGTTCCTCGGCCGCCTGCCGATCCTTTGTCTTCGCCGCCATGAAGGTGCGGATACGCGGCGCGTAGAAGCGGAAGATGGTCTCGAAGGCATCGACGCTGCGCTCGCGCCCGACGATGGAAAGCAACCGCACCATCTCGCGCTGCGCGAGATCGTCGGCCGACAAGCCATCGGAGTTTTGTGTGTTCATCCCGAGCCCATGCACTGCCCGCCCGCCGGGCCTTGATGCCGCGGACCGCCTCTTGTGCCATCTATAAGCCGAGATAGGAATGCTCAGGTTCATGGCAAGCACTACGGCGGGCCAAACGGACCGGATCACGCCAGATTCGGAAATTTTCCACAGATCCATTTAGAACTTCATTACGTAGTCATGTTTTGAGGAACGTGACGATGCACGCGAGGATGGTGGAATGACAGTGTCGACCGGCAGGACGCAGCGTCAGACGGCAAGGATTGCCGTCATCGGCTCCGGCATCAGCGGCCTGTCCGCAGCATGGCTTCTGTCGAAGACGTGCGATGTCACGCTCTACGAAAGCGCCGGCCGGCTTGGCGGCCATGCCCAAACGGTGAATGTCAGGATCGACGGCAGCGATGTCCCGATCGATACAGGCTTCATCGTCTATAACGAGGTCAACTACCCCAATCTCGTCGCCCTCTTCGATCATCTCGACGTGCCGACCACAGCCTCCGACATGTCCTTTGCCGCCTCGATGGATGGTGGCCGCTTCGAATATAGCGGCACCGGCCTGAAGGGCCTGCTCGGCCAGAAGAAAAACGCGCTGCGCCCCCGCTTCTGGCACATGCTGCGCGACGTGATGAAATTCTACAGGCACGCCCCTGCCCTGCTCGCCCGGCCCGACACCGAAGACCTTACCCTCGGCGACTATCTCCAGCGGGAAGCATATTCCTCCGCATTCATCCATGACCACCTGATGCCGATGGGCGCGGCCATCTGGTCGATGACGGCGCGCGACATGGCAAACTATCCGCTGCACGCCTTCCT
Protein-coding sequences here:
- a CDS encoding ATP-binding protein — its product is MSLTVSDLEACAREPIHIPGAIQPYGALLSLHPEDLSVAQASANLAGFIGEVVRPGERLPALLQPLSDRLAAWQATSEPTLQMRVAASDLQVTAHRSGGLIVVEVERNAADDTDGLLSRLRDFAQILSGQSDVEGSLTAAATFIENLTGFDRVLVYRFDRNWNGHVVAEAANGALPSYLDLRFPASDIPAQARALYASSRVRLIPDANYRPVPIEPALNPVTGEPLDLSLSQLRSVSPVHLEYMRNMGTASSMSVSIIIDGRLWGLVSCHSAAAKVVSNTLRDICDFVVQSLAMRVSALLHAVDAESRVALGRISSRLLASMSAGASWPRGLIQVEDDLLAQVRARGAVIVTEDDYLAVGMVPDEAHVRSLVDWLKENVSEDIYQTSSLARDFRAGEAFAAEASGMVAIRISELYPSWLIWFRPEVITTVNWGGDPHKVVREEGRIHPRRSFDAWREQVHLTAPEWSEAELSAARDLRGAIVGIVLRKAEELAELSGELQRSNKELEAFSYSVSHDLRAPFRHIVGFAQLLREREQALDEKSRHYLHNISDSALAAGRLVDDLLNFSQLGRTSIAIKEVDMNKLVAEVVKSVMINAEGRDIEWSIARLPSAQGDATLLRQVWFNLIDNAVKYTRPRAPAKIMIDGSLDGDIVKFSVSDNGVGFDMTYAGKLFGVFQRLQRAEDFEGTGIGLALVRRIVERHNGSITASGEVDKGATFVFALPTPERKGRAIA
- a CDS encoding DUF2177 family protein, which produces MTYILAYIGTAIAFLCLDFLWLGTVATGFYKSRIGELLLAQPNFIAAGLFYLVYVAGIVYFAVQPALVSGSWTTAAVAGGILGLIAYGTYDMTNLATLKNWSPAVSAVDMAWGTVLTGFAASVGYWVARKFSVGF
- a CDS encoding ChrR family anti-sigma-E factor, producing MSVKHHIGDDFLIDYASGRLSEGWSLAVASHLALCPECRGRLAAMEGAAGVLLDKLSPQLDAEAGSEDDAWARFRAKALDIKVEEIAPRVQRASAPTVIPEPLRSYVGGDLADLKWRALGRGAYQILIDTGDRETQVRLLRIPAGKPVPEHTHEGRELTLVLSGSFRDRDDLFARGDIEEADGDLLHTPHATEGEDCICLAVTEAPLKFSSWIVRLMQPILKI
- a CDS encoding sigma-70 family RNA polymerase sigma factor; the encoded protein is MNTQNSDGLSADDLAQREMVRLLSIVGRERSVDAFETIFRFYAPRIRTFMAAKTKDRQAAEELMQETMASVWTKAAQFDPARGNVSAWIYTIARNIRIDAYRRKRPEFDMDDPAFVADDVAPADLEFQQLQEANLLRGAMATLPAEQLDVLRRAFFDEASHATIAHDLGVPLGTVKSRIRLAFEKLRSALDGRL